The genomic stretch CCGGCCAGCTCGGTGCTCATCAAATTGGTGCGTCGCAGCCCGGCTCCCTGGCGCAGCAGGATGACGCCGGGGTGTTCAGCCCCCGGTTTTTGGTGGCGTTCCTCGGTGACGTCGGTGGCCGTCAGCAGGTATTCAAAGGTGAGGTCGGGGTGCGCCTTGAGCCATTGGGCGCGGTCGAGGGCGTCGGCCAGGTGCGGGCCCACGGGCTGCTCGATCGGGTAGAGGATTTCCTCGAAGCGCGGGTCACTGGCAGTTTCGCCCTCAGCCGGGCGGCGCAGCAAGATGTAGCCGAAACCGATGCCGCCGACGCCGCGGGAGGCAAAGTCCAGCAGGTAGTCCTCGTAGGCGCTGGCGTAGGCATCGGAATCCCGGCCCTGCGAGGCGTCCTGCAGCCACGTCTCGGCGTAGCCGCCCGGGGAAACCTGCTCGCGCTGAATGAACCAAGCTTCTGATCCCGGAGCCAGCCACTGCGAGGGGCGGGCATGCCACTCGGCGTGGGTGCCGCCGTCGGACGTTTCAGTGCGGGTGACCTCCCAATTCCCCAGCATCTGCGCGATGCCGCCCGGGTTCAGCACACCGGGAAGCCCACGGACCAGCTGCTCCACGATGGCGTCGCCGGCCAGGCCGCCGTCGCGGTACGTGAACTGGTCCGCGCTCTGCTCGCCACGGTGGCGGGGCGTGATGACGAACGGCGGGTTGGAGACCACCAGGTCGAAGCGCTCGTCCGCAACAGGCTCGAGCAGGCTGCCCAGTCGCAGGGAAACGCGGGCACCAGGGTTGGCGGGGTCCAGATCCGCCGCTTCGAGCCGGAGCGCGGGTGCGTTCAGGGCGAGGTTGAATCGGGTGAACGCCAGGGCCCGCTCCGAAATGTCGGTCGCAACCACGGTTTCGGCGTGGTGCAGCAGGTGGAAAAGCTGGATGCCGCAGCCGGTGCCCAGGTCCAGCGCCCTGCCAACGGGCTGGCGGACGGTGCCCTGGGCGAGGGTGAGCGATGCCTGGCCAATGCCCAGAACGTGGTCCTTGCGCAGCACGCCGGGACGCTGGTGGGCGCCGAGGTCGCTGGCCACCCACAGGTTGGTGTCCTGTTCCTGTTCGTTCGCCGCGGGCCAGCCGTAGGGGCGGAGGTCGACGGCGGCACGCACCTCTGCAGGCCGGTCCGCCTCCGCGGTGGGGCCGGGAGAGTTGGTGGGTGCGGGCTCAATGAGGCCCAGGTCCGTGAGTGCCTTGAGCCCGGTTCCGGGGAGCGCCCGGGCCAGGTCCCCGGCCGGCACGTCCTGGGCCAGCAGCCACAGTTTGACCACGGTGGCGAGCTGGTCGTTGTTGCCGCGCAGCAGCAGGGCCGCCGGCACCGTCTGGTCCCGGCCCAGCGCATGGTTGGCGTCGTCCCCGAGAAGCTCCGCCACGCCGTCGACCGTGAAGTTGGCGGCGGCGAGGTCGGCCGCAAGGGCCGAGAGCAGGGGAAGGTTGTCGCTGCGCGGGGCACCGGGCACGGAGGCGAAATCAGTCATTGGACAAGCCTAGCGAGTCCGGGGCCGCGCATGGGCGGGCCTGGCGCAGCAGGTGCGTGCCGCCGTCGCGCGTCAAGGGAAGCGCGGGAGGAAGTGGGGATCAGTCGGTGCAGCCCTGCGGGCACTGCAGGGTTTCC from Arthrobacter stackebrandtii encodes the following:
- a CDS encoding DUF7059 domain-containing protein, with the translated sequence MTDFASVPGAPRSDNLPLLSALAADLAAANFTVDGVAELLGDDANHALGRDQTVPAALLLRGNNDQLATVVKLWLLAQDVPAGDLARALPGTGLKALTDLGLIEPAPTNSPGPTAEADRPAEVRAAVDLRPYGWPAANEQEQDTNLWVASDLGAHQRPGVLRKDHVLGIGQASLTLAQGTVRQPVGRALDLGTGCGIQLFHLLHHAETVVATDISERALAFTRFNLALNAPALRLEAADLDPANPGARVSLRLGSLLEPVADERFDLVVSNPPFVITPRHRGEQSADQFTYRDGGLAGDAIVEQLVRGLPGVLNPGGIAQMLGNWEVTRTETSDGGTHAEWHARPSQWLAPGSEAWFIQREQVSPGGYAETWLQDASQGRDSDAYASAYEDYLLDFASRGVGGIGFGYILLRRPAEGETASDPRFEEILYPIEQPVGPHLADALDRAQWLKAHPDLTFEYLLTATDVTEERHQKPGAEHPGVILLRQGAGLRRTNLMSTELAGFVSACDGDLTAGQIIGALAALLERDDPEFAADLARDVRNLVRDGFLLPSE